The stretch of DNA tcactgctcttacagtacagagtccatagtctcaccgctcttacagtaaagagtccatagtctcactgctcttacagtatagagtccatagtctcactgctcttacagtatagagtccatagtctcactgctcttacagtaaagagtccatagtctcactgctcttaccgtaaagagtccatagtctcactgctcttacagtaaagagtccatagtctcaccgctcttacagtaaagagtccatagtctcactgctcttacagtaaagagtccatagtctcactgctcttacagtaaagagtccatagtctcactgatcttacagtaaagagtccatagtctcactgctcttacagtaaagagtccatagtctcgctgctcttacagtaaagagcccatagtctcactgctcttacagtaaagagcccatagtctcgctgctcttacagtaaagagtccatagtctcgctgctcttacagtatcgagcccatagtctcactgctcttacagtaaagagtccatagcctcactgctcttacagtaaagagtccatagtctcactgctcttacagtaaagagtccatagtctcactgctcttacagtaaagagtccatagtctcactgctcttacagtacagagtccatagtctctctgctcttacagtaaagagtccatagtctcactgctcttacagtatagagtccatagtctcactgctcttacagtaaagagtccacagtctcactgctcttacagtagagtccatagtctcactgctcttacagtaaagagtccatagtctcactgctcttacagtaaagagctccatagtctcactgctcttacagtaaagagtccatagtctcactgctcttacagtaaagagtccatagtctcactgctcttacagtacagagtccatagtctctctgctcttacagtaaagagtccatagtctcactgctcttacagtataaagtccatagtctcactgctcttacagtaaagagtccatagtctcactgctcttacagtaaagagtccatagtctgactgctcttacagtaaagagtccatagtctcactgctcttacagtaaagagtccatagtctcactgctcttacagtaaagagtccatagcctcactgctcttacagtaaagagtccacagtctcactgctcttacagtaaagagtccatagtctcactgctcttacagtaaagagtccatagtctcaccgctcttacagtaaagagtccatagtctcactgctcttacagtaaagagcccatagtctcactgctcttacagtatagagtccatagtctcactgctcttacagtaaagagtccatagtctcactgctcttacagtaaagaatcctcttctatgtttgtgtacaaaaccttctttcctccagacgcagagggtgtcccctcgtcacagtcacagtcctgggataaatagatgatgggagtgatctctgtactgacccctgatatatttatacatagtaattagatctcccctcagtctaaAGTGAatgaccctaatgttgataatctttcagggtaatgtagttgccccattccagttattactttagttgccctcctctggaccttctccagctctgctatgtctgccttgtttacaggagcccagaattaCCCATAATACTAATAATGCTGAAGGTGTAGTTACTGGTATAGTTTTTGGCGTAGTTTCTGGTACAGTTACTGGTGTAGCCACTGGTATAGTTACTGGTATAGTTTTTAGCGTAGTTTTTGGTACAGTTACTGGTGTAGTTACTGGTATAGTTACTGGTATAGTTTTTGCCATAGTTTCTGGTACAGTTACTGGTGTAGTTACTGGTATAGTTACTGGTATAGTTTTTGGCATAGTTTCTGGTACAGTTACTGGTGTAGTTACCGGTAAAGTTACTGGTATAGTTTTTGCCATAGTTTCTGGTACAGTTACTGGTGTAGTTACTGGTATAGTTTTTGCCATAGTTTCTGGTACAGTTACTGGTGTAGTTACTGGTATAGTTACTGGTATAGTTTTTGGCATAGTTTCTGGTACAGTTACTGGTGTAGTTACTGGTATAGTTACTGGTATAGTTTTTGGCGTAGTTTCTGGTACAGTTACTGGTGTAGCTACTGGTATAGTTAATGGTATGGTTACTTGTGTAGTTACTGACTTTAACCCTAGTTCTTGAAGGACCTCATTGTTAGCAAGCAATTGGTGAGGGAACTGGTAGAAGGTTTATGAAAAGAGATTGGACTGTGGTGGACCCACCATTGTTATCTGTCCAGAATCGCAGTGTAGCGAGGGGCGCCCACTCTTCTTTATACAGTCAATGTGTCTGGACTGAAGGATAATAATGAAATGCTTCCAATGTCTTCTAGGACAAACTCCTCCACAAGAAGAATGATAAATGCCCTACAGGTAGCTTAAAGGTGAGTAAGAAGTGATGGGGTGACGAAGCATTCTGCATAGGGAGCTGAACAGTTCTCCTACCCCTCCCCGATAGAAATAGAAAGTGATTCTGATATTGGGCGTGGAATAATGAAAggtccagagtccagacttgttaCGGATCAGTTGGAAAATGATTGACAAACTGATTTATCTGAACTGTAAAACTGAAGTTTAGTTTTACCACCACAATGAATGTAACAATCTGGATTTTGAATGTTTCCTATGACTTATTGGGAATCAGGAAACATCTCTTCTGCTGGCCAATTGGCCAATTGCCTgcattttttaaacttttcaattttttttaaagcttaGTGAAGTTATTGTCTAATTTGAACATGCTCAGAGAGGCATATAGAGACATCATAACTCTTCTCCATCTTCGCTCCTATCCTGATACTTGGTGGGTCCATGTTGGTCTCTGCTTCCTGACACATCGGGAATGTCTGCTCAGCCCATCATTGGTTGCAATGGTGACCCACCTCAGACAGGTGATTGGCTGAGCGGACATTTCCTATGTGTTGGGAAGAATCAGGACTTGGCAAGCCtcagaatgggagtggtagtcgATCAGTGGGGAGGAGTACGACTTTTTTATGCCACTTCAAACCTTCAAAATAATAATAAGCGGCTGGAATGATTGAAAATTTAAAATGTTCTCTGATTTTTGTTTATTTGTATTGAAGGACCAAAAAAACAGGAAAAAGGACAAGGTAAGAACATCTGGGACAATGGTCTTCTGTAACATCAAGTACAGGAGTACGGTTGGTCTCATTCCATTCTGTTGATCTTGGATAGCATGGGCATGGTTTTATACTGATATCCGATCACAATGAGTCTGCAGTAGAATACTGTGCCTGGCTCAGGAGACATATCCATAGATGTTTCCATCATAAGATTATGGACCAACAAATTGCCCCCTGCCTTCTTTATACTGTTACCAACCAGGTTGTAGGTTCTTTAGAAGGAACTTGGTGAAACATTGTGTAGGAAATGTCAGAACGGAACCGTTTTCTCTAAATTTAGTCATATTCATAATTGTTCACAAGTGACAGAGAGGAATCCTTCTGTGGTGGAAAACTCTCAAtgtagaaatatataaaaatatccatACCCAGAACCAAAACAGTGAAGAGTTGTAATGCAGTGGACACAATCTACCATGAATATTTTCTATCTTGTAGATTGTGTTCGGAAGTATTATTGGTCTCATCGTCCTGTTGATCATCGTGTTGATTATCGTGCTGTCTGTTACTGTCTGAAGAAGTCACCATCTATCAAATCTAAAATCACTAAATGTAGAGAGCCATCATTACAACTAGAAGCTCATCCTCACACCAGGAActcatcatcattatcaggaGCTCATTGTTATTACCAGAGGCTCATCATCATTACCAAGAGGTTATCGTCATTAccaggggctcatcatcatcaccaggagctcattatcatcatcattattacTTATCTTTACCAGGGACTCACCATTATTGTTACCAGGGGTCATCATCTGTACCAGGGGTCATCATCTGTACCAGGGGTCATCAACTGTACCAGGGGTCATCATCTGTACCAGGGCTCATCATCATTACCAGGAGCTCATCATCATTACCAGGGGTCATCATCATTACCAGAGGTCATCATCATTACCAAGAGCTCATCATCATTACCAGGAGCTCATCATCAGTACTGGAGCTCATCATCAGTACCAGAAGCTCATCATCAGTACCAGGAGCTCATCATCAGTACCAGGAGCTCATCATCAGTACCAGGAGCTCATCATCAGTACCTGGAGCTCATCATCAGTACCAGTAGCTCATCATCATTACCAGGAGCTCATCATCATTACCAGGGGGTCATCATCATCATTACCAGGCGTCAactcgtcatcatcatcattaccAGAAGCTCATCATCATTACTAGGGCTCATCATCATTACCAGGGCTCATCATCATTACCAGGAGCTCATCACTATCAATACCAGGGATATTAATCATCATTACCAGGGGCTCATTGTCATTACCAGGGCTCATCACCTTTACCAGGGGGTCATCATCATCATTACCAGGCGTCAactcgtcatcatcatcattaccTGGAGCTCATCACCTTTACCAGGGGGTCATCGCATTACCAGGAAATCATAATTGTTTCCAGAGATCaccatcattagtgttgagcgaatcgaagtcaaacaaattgactttgatattaatttcaggaaaaattttgtTTGCCGCGAAGCTAAATTTCCTTGTGTTTTGTGGTAaccaatcaatttttcctgaaatggcagtaaaaaaaatacatactcacctcatccatgctgttgcggccatcttgattgacaaTACAGTGCAAAATCTCATGAGAGTTGActtgtgacatcatcacgccagaGCGCTAGCcaggcacagtgacgtcatcagtcATGGCGTCATCATGTCACTGCGCAAGAATTTGCATGATGCCTTCAATCAGGATGGACGCGACGGCCTCTCgccgagcaaatggataaggtgagtatgttttttcttaacttgattaacccctgaaaggcctgaaTTGTAGCATCAGGTGCTGCGATCAACAATgagcgcggcatctgaggggtttaaagATGGGGGCGGAGCAATCGCCGTTCTCCGTCATTGCGTCTGCTGCATACAAAGGAATGCGCTTCATGATAAAGTTCATAACAAAGAAAATTACTTTGTGAAATTCCGCGAagcagccaaattacatttttcataactttgctcaCTAAAAGTCTTGTCTAGAAGTAATCTTCAGGACCAGAGGGTCATCATGAGGACTAACGGTTACCGTAAGGACCAGAAGGCCTCTGAATGCCTGTTGAGGGGCCCTCAGAGCTGATGCCACCAGTTTTCCAGGATGTATTTGGCAGCTGTTTAGATGATATTTTTGCGCAGTTCTTGTCACAGTCATTGGCTGCGGTGTAATACTGTATCTCTATTTTTATAGAATAAATATTTCCTGGCTGCTCAGTGTCGCCTGTTACTATTCACCTCGGATACTGATGTCGGGGGCAGCGATGGTGACACCTCTCCATCTGTCTACTATAATGCATGGCCCTGACATAGATCCCTAGACACAGTATACACACATGCACGATATATGCACCATATGTATCTACACAGTGCACATGCTGATACGTTACAGATCACTTTACAAAGTTCCCCTGACATGGTCCACGTACAATCATCAGCCTCGATATTACTAATTAGAGCAGCTCTTGTGCATCTCATGAGGATAGTCCTCAGGGGAGGTGCAGGACTATACAAGCAGCTGAGGTGCTGGTGGCTGCGGCTATGCTCAGTGAGCACAAGTGAGTGATGTCTCTCGGTCATTACAGGACAGCTCCTTATATGTTATTAGTCCAGCTTTTCTGATGTGACCGGAGCTGAGGAGGAAGTCTCTAGACAACTGTGATGTCCATGGTGTGGTCAGCAGGTTCTGGATTCCTCTGTGTTACTTGCTGAGATCAGAGCAGGCGGTGtatgcatctattcttatgtggtGATGGATCCTGACCTCTAGGACCCTATTGAGAATATGAGTTTTTACTGACCCATCTCTAGGAGCACAGTCAGAGATGGTTCCTTCTGTTTAACTGACAGTGGACAGCTTCCTGGGGTGGACAGTCACACAGCAGATCTGATCCACAAAGGAGAATCCACATTGTAAACCACAGAGAAGGAAAACAGTATTGAGGTCTTTATACAAAGGAACAAAACTGCAGCAGCAGTCAGCATCACTGACTTCAGAGGATTCacatacatcagtgacatcagtgCTGGTTCTTACTAATACGGGACTCTCTGTACAGTAATATACTGCAAGGCATGTGTATATGTGCCAATACCAAGTAAAAGCCTCATCCATACTGGAGATTAGTGGACACAAATGCCCAGGAGATAGATCCTGACCACTCAGTGAAAATAGACCCCAGCCACTCAGAGGAGATAGACCCTCACCACACCAAGGGGGTAGGTCCCTGACCACTCAGAGGTGGTAGATCCTTCCCTCCAACCACTCTGAGGAGATAAATCCTGACCACTCAGAGGAGGTAGACCCTTACCTCCAACCACTCTGAGGAGATAAATCCCAACCACTCAGAGGAGGTAGACCCTTACCTCCAACCACTCTGAGGAGATAAATCCCAACCACTCAGAGGAAGTAGACCCTTACCTCCAACCACTCTGAGGAGATAAATCCCAACCACTCAGAGGAGGTAGACCCTTACCTCCGACCACTCTGAGGAGATAAATCCCAACCACTCAGAGGAGATAGACCTCCACCACTCTGAGGAGATAGATCCTGGCCCCTCAAAGAAGATAGAACCCTACCAATCAGAGGGTATAGATCCTGTtttgtgtccaatttggagaatGTTCAAAAAGTTTGGTTCATAACAGAATTGAtttgtcacgattcgaagtttctccaattgccctgaaaattagtATATGACACCCTCTAGTCTCATAGGACTCAGGTTTAtctctttttgttaatttttttttatgatttacgaaatgacagcaatagtaaatgatgtctgggagacgctgacatacatagctacggGTAAACACGTGTATGATGGCAGTATCATACAGCGTGTTTAATATCACACTGCGCCGGCACATGTGTTCTGCTTCTTCATATTTCAAagtttccaaaaattgtcccttattggagGCAGAAGTTGTTTCAACACAATTAGTGTGTATGTAAAGAAAATGTTGGCTTGTTGGGAttgagcatccaaaaattatgccttaatggAGGTAGAATGCCTGCAGATACAACATGTGAAAGTAGTACTTttcagaagaaagagtggcttTCTCTGAAGGAGCCTaggaaaattctcccttttaatcaACTGTTTAGCATGTTACTGGGTCTTCTTAAAGATGCCACCCCTGTGTGGAGACAATATGCAAAATGGTGTctcctgagaaaaaaaaatcatcttgctAGTGCCATGACTTGGAAGTGACTCCATATGAGTCCATATCCGACAGACTACTCTCCTTAAGCTTCTTCCAACTCTTCGCACCAACAAGCCAGAATCCTACTGCAAATTGATACATACCAAAGCAGCTGTATACGGGTGGATATTCGGCCTGGTTATTTTCCCTTGTCATATTCCAAGGcttggaggggaggggaggggaggggagggcaaCTAAGGGAAAAAGGTAAAAGATGGTTATTTGTAACATAACTCTGCATATTTGCCAAGTTGCGTCTGGATCTCctacagtccccattatagttaatggggccagatGGCGACATTTAGGCTTCTGACCATGCTGGAATGctgacagatccggcaggctgttccctgagACTAGTCTTTGGCAGTGACAAGATAGTGGGGGTTATAGCAGGTGACAAGAATTTAAATCAATTTGTGGTGGGATatggggtctgtatgaatttgggggctgatttggggtctgtataaattggCGGTCTAATCTGGACTCTGTATGAATGCGTGAGCTTATCCCGGGTTTAAATCTGGAGGTCTTCATTAATTTTGGCATCTGTTAATTTTTGTAGTCTGTTTGGAGGTCTATATTAATTTGGGGATCTGTCAGGAGGTTTGTATCACTTCGGGCTTGGGGTTTGTCTGGGGGTTCTGGATTAATTTTTTTAGGGTCTGGAAATCTagtaattttggggcctgtattaagGAGTTGTCCAGCCATGGAAtttcataaaataataaaagtagggATACCGTTCTGATCCCTCGCTGTTCTCCTTCCGCTGCTTCCCGTGTCCTCGCTGGTTATTGTTCTTTCAAGTCTTTCTCGACTCGGACATGTGACCGCCGCGGCCAGTGGTTGTGAAGCAAGTGGCGGGGGATCGGTAAGGGATcacttcttttattattttatcacattcTCAGCAGTTTAAAAGAAAACTAATGGGGGAACATGGTGCAGCAGTGAACACAGTATTGGTGGAAGCTACAGGATGGCAGTGTTAAAGGGTGCAGGATGGTGTTAGAGGGGCAGCTGGATGGGGGCTCTTTGCTGTAGCGGGTGGGGATGAACTGCAGAAGCAATGAGTGAAGGCGGTGGTGTAACCTAATCTCATGTGTCCCCATGCAAAATCAAAACAGTCCTCATCTACAGTGTACCATTTAATAATAATGATGTCTTCTGCTATGGCTGCACACCCCTGACTAAAGACGTCTGCGCATGATACTCTGCAGTCTTCAGGAGAAATTATCATGATGGTCTGAACCATATGGAGATGAAAAGGAAAGTGAACAACTTAAATCATTGGAGACGTCACCTGTGAGTCTTTGAAATTACATTTGGTATGCCTGTGACTGTTTCTTTTAATAtatgtttaaatatttttataattttttaaaaaaaaattcaggattgGGGTGGGTGCAATGTTTTTAAAGCAGACATTATACAATGAAAAAATaattgctcagtgtttgcagCAGAATGCTATCGGCATGCTGTGCTGGCAGTAATGAACTACAGAAACttgagattttaaaaaaaagatttgtttcTCTGTTCattaacaaaaatatatatattttttgaaaggggttaattttgtaatgctgaattagtagactgaGTGGCTGTAGCTTTAAGAACAGTGTGACCAGCCCTTCCCTTTACCTGATCACATTCCCTAAAATCTACACAAGGATATTGTTCTATTGCTTCCTTATAGTGAGtctatcactagtgatgagcgggaggtgccttaTTCGATTTTGACGGAATTCGCatatattcgcttgaatatttgtttcatattcgtcgaaatcgaatattcgtcattattctagttatctcgattaatatgcgatttaaataatcgcgtattgcgattttaacttaaggtaactttcttattggtttgatatctagaattagcgaagatgacgaatatgacgaatgtattcgtcatattcctcaaaacgaaaataacgaagtattctacatcttcggtttagctccatattcgtcaacttcgctaattctagcaatcaaataggaaagttgactatagagacaactaagtttaattcgctatgcgattatattactttttttttttaataaaaagaataattataataattatcatcaagtattataattattctatttcttaaaaaaaaaagcaaagtaatattatcgcacagCGAATTAaatacagctgtctctatagtcaactttcctatttgattgctagaattagcgaagttgacgaatatggagctaaaacgacgatggagaatactttgttatcttcgttttgaggaatatgacgaatacatttgtcatattcgtcatcttcgctaattctaccaagccaaccatagtaaaccaggtctaagttgaaattgcaatgcgattacttcaagttacattaatcgaattgcgatttcaacttagagctgtgtttctaatgggaaagcttgctagaattaacgaatatggaatatagcagtgctaagttgaaatcgcaattcgattaatataacttgaagtaatcgcattgcaatGTCAacataattctcacatccgacagtacattctagtatggaggcgttcccatggtgatggggacgctccatgagcacggaagtcggcagaagcggcaacgggcagtgactggagcagccaggaatcctcaggacaggtaagaactacttttgggaagtgggaaagaaaaaaatataacaataaaaaaaaaacaatttatagTGCTTAATTCTAAAcatttgcgaattagcgaagtgccgatattcggaaaaaaaaatttatattcgaatattcgcgctcaacactatctatCACACTACAATAGTTCCTTGTGACTCTGTATAGTCTGTTGTTTTTGTCACACTCTGCCACACACTCCAGACCAGAAGCTGAACACCGTATGGTGCTTCTGCTGATTCAGTAAGACATCTCCCTGCCTACTGCCCCCTGATTGGCTTATCCCGGCTGGCTGTCAGCCCCTGAGCAAATCAgggctatcccccccccccatcctcccaGTATCATATGTGATCCTCTGTCTTCTTCCTGCCTCATATTTTTCCATGCCAAAATTAACAAAAACTAGGCGGTTTTTACAAGATTTGTCCAAAGCAAAAAAGTTTGGGATTTGTAAGGAGGATGAACTTTTGTGAACTTCGCAACAAATCTGATTACTTTAGAATCTACTCCATCATCCTTAATATACATATTTTATAATCTTGGTAAAAAGAAAGCCTACAGCTCAGATGCTTTGCTTTTTCAGAAATACTCAATAATATTGAGAGCAGATCCGATAGTAATATTTTGAATGATGCTATTGGATTGTGTGGTAAGTGGCAGCGCTGAGTCGACAGAAccacaaaaatgtgaaggcagagctTCTCAATAAATATCACAGTGCAAACCAGTGGAGGAGTCACCAAGTATTTTATATGCATTGTATGACAGGTAATAATTCACACTTACGATGCGCACTTCTATATTTACAGCTGGATGAGAGAGCTTTACCATAACAGGAAGACACATGCAGACAAACATTACTGGGTTCTTCCTCATGGGGTTCTCTGACCTTTCTCCCCCATTACAGGGCACAATATTCACCTTCTTCCTGTGTGCCTACATTTTCATATTGGTCAGTAATGGCCTCATCATACTGACCATCTCCTTGGAATCAATTCTCCAAAAGCCAATGTATTTCTTTCTGAGGAACTTATCTGTCCATGAACTTTGTTTCACTACCATCACGGTTCCCAAACTTTTGCAGGTCTTTATCTCAAAGGATCTGTCCATCTCATTTTCAGCCTGTGCCATCCAGATGTTTATATTTTTCACCATTGGAGTGTCAGAATGTGTTTTTCTTGGGTTTATGGCCTTTGACCGGTATATGGCCATTTGCCATCCATTAAGGTACACCTCGGTGATGAACACTCAAATGTGTTATCAGTTGAGTGTAGGTTCTTGGGTCATTGGATCTTTTGTGTCTTTAGGACAAACAAGCTTTGTTTTTAGCTTGCCATATTGTGGGTCCAATCTCATTGCCCACTACTTCTGTGATATTCCTCAGCTTCTCAAGTTGGCTTGCACCAACACATTCATTAATGAACTCTCGGTCTTCATTGCCTGTATGTGCGGAGCTGGAGTCCCATTTTTGCTCATCCTCTGCTCATATGTC from Bufo bufo chromosome 7, aBufBuf1.1, whole genome shotgun sequence encodes:
- the LOC121007883 gene encoding uncharacterized protein LOC121007883; the protein is MSAQPIIGCNGDPPQTGPKKQEKGQDCVRKYYWSHRPVDHRVDYRAVCYCLKKSPSIKSKITKCREPSLQLEAHPHTRNSSSLSGAHCYYQRLIIITRSSLSSSLLLIFTRDSPLLLPGVIICTRGHHLYQGSSTVPGVIICTRAHHHYQELIIITRGHHHYQRSSSLPRAHHHYQELIISTGAHHQYQKLIISTRSSSSVPGAHHQYQELIISTWSSSSVPVAHHHYQELIIITRGSSSSLPGVNSSSSSLPEAHHHY